A genomic region of Gymnogyps californianus isolate 813 chromosome 12, ASM1813914v2, whole genome shotgun sequence contains the following coding sequences:
- the FHOD1 gene encoding LOW QUALITY PROTEIN: FH1/FH2 domain-containing protein 1 (The sequence of the model RefSeq protein was modified relative to this genomic sequence to represent the inferred CDS: inserted 1 base in 1 codon) — MLFVDGMQGVINHNETIQWLYTLSGSPFRLVVKMALKLLLVFVEYTEPNALLLIHAVNAVDRARGTCPWSNLMAILEQRNGADTELLVFAMTLINKTLAALPDQDTFYDVTDCLEQQGMERVVQRYLGSKGTDLDLKQQFTLYESALKLEDGVEEPPPGGRKERRRTEEGRRGWRSQGSCPEPGPDAQPLLGSPGTPKEXPTEDTPAVPVPSSPAEPCPSSVYNSASSVRLALASPPAEKEQPPGPGERSIYKARFLENLAAAQKEKISSMAKGRLDVLGDAALEHPTALAWDRESGTPEPGMEPPSIRSRLARLDTTDSCSTISSDTKFMLDMLYAKGSSEPGREKVFPEVQSSPLVQGEVEMDAEGGGSQEQEGAWLRGRAPDGPVASAHAKLARAMSSIDAETHTQELENTGMMPIKKDVELTWERLEASPVQLKIKDLDFTDLGEEEDFDILDTGPMANGSFLSPGIEATSAGALMVPPPPPAVPGCPPPPPPPPMVPGCPPPPPPAVPGCPPPPPPPPVVPGCPPPPGLPGPSATDGPSQAKKKRTVKLFWKELKQLDGTVGPGRFGQATLWASLQNVEINAAKLEHLFESRSKEVPTSKKAIDGKKVVVVLDPKRSNAINIGLTVLPPVHIIKTAVLNFDEFAVNKEGIEKILTMVPTEEEKQKIQEAQLANPDVPLGSAEQFLLALSSISDLTARLQLWAFKLDYESLEQEIAEPLFDLKMGMEQLARNYTFKCILATLLAMGNFLNGSQSRGFELGYLEKVSEVKDTVHRQSLLHHLCQMVVEKFPETTDLYSEIASITRSAKVDFDELANSLMQLERRCRASWDNLKVIAKHETKPVLKSKLTDFLKDSTQRIVVLKVVHRRVLNRFRSFLLYLGYPASAARDVKVTPICKLLREFALEYRTCRERVLQQQKKRAAHRERNKTRGRLITETEKFSGIAEAASPPAVVSSGPEEQMEAGHESMKSLLTSPTDAPVRRSRASRGTGHATPAQGSPAQEDVPSSPDDASDEIMDRLVKSVTHNANPRPCANKERRRSRGNRKSLRRTLKSGLSDDLVQALGLGRAPGMEV, encoded by the exons ATGCTCTTCGTGGATGGGATGCAGGGTGTCATCAACCATAACGAAACCATCCAGTGGCTGTACACGCTGTCGGGAAGCCCG TTTCGCCTGGTGGTGAAGATGGcgctgaagctgctgctggtgttcGTGGAGTACACGGAGCCCAACGCCCTGCTCCTCATCCACGCCGTCAACGCCGTGGACAGGGCGAGAG GCACGTGCCCATGGTCCAACCTGATGGCCATCCTGGAGCAACGCAACGGGGCTGACACGGAGCTGCTGGTGTTCGCCATGACACTGATCAACAAG ACGCTGGCAGCCCTCCCAGACCAGGACACCTTCTACGACGTGACGGactgcctggagcagcagggCATGGAGCGGGTGGTGCAGCGGTACCTGGGCAGCAAGGGCACCGACCTCGACTTGAAGCAGCAGTTCACGCTCTACGAA AGTGCTCTCAAGCTGGAGGATGGGGTGGAGGAGCCACCCCCGGGAGGGCGCAAGGAGCGGAGGAGGACAGAGGAGGGCCGGCGTGGGTGGCGATCCCAGGGCAGCTGCCCGGAGCCTGGCCCTGATGCCCAGCCACTGCTGGGGTCCCCTGGCACCCCAAAGG CCCCCACCGAGGACACCCCGGCTGTCCCCGTGCCGAGCAGCCCAGCAGA ACCCTGTCCCAGCAGCGTCTACAACAGCGCGTCCAGCGTGCGGCTGGCCCTGGCCTCCCCGCCGGCTGAGAAGGAGCAGCCCCCAGGCCCGGGCGAGCGCAGCATCTACAA AGCTCGCTTCTTGGAGAACCTGGCCGCAGCCCAGAAGGAGAAGATCTCTTCCATGGCCAAGGGACGGCTCGATGTCCTCGGCGATGCTGCGCTGGAGCATCCCACCGCTCTCGCATGGGACAGGGAGAGTGGCACCCCTGAGCCTGGGATGGAGCCACCCAGCATAA gGTCTCGCCTGGCTCGGCTGGACACCACCGACTCCTGCAGCACCATCTCCTCTGACACCAAGTTTATGCTGGACATGCTCTACGCCAAGGGCTCCTCAGAGCCGGGGAGGGAGAAGGTCTTCCCCGAGGTCCAGTCGTCGCCCCTGGTCCAGGGTGAGGTGGAGATGGATGCCGAGGGAGgtggcagccaggagcaggagggtgCCTGGCTCCGTGGCAGGGCTCCAGACGGGCCAGTGGCCAGCGCCCACGCCAAGCTGGCGCGTGCCATGTCCAGCATAGATGCTGAGACCCACACGCAGGAGCTGGAGAACACCGGGATGATGCCCATCAAGAAAGATGTGGAGCTGACGTGGGAGCGCCTGGAGGCCAGCCCCGTGCAGCTGAAGATCAAGGACCTGGACTTCACTGatttgggggaagaagaagacTTTGACATCCTGGACACGGGGCCCATGGCCAACggctccttcctctctcctggcaTTGAAGCAACGAGCGCTGGAGCTCTCATGGttccccctccacctcctgcgGTCCCTGGCTGCCCgccacctccacctccacctcctaTGGTCCCTGGCTGCccaccacctccacctcctgcagTCCCTGGCTGCccaccacctccacctccacctcctgtGGTCCCCGGTTGCCCGCCCCCCCCAGGGCTGCCAGGCCCCTCAGCAACAGATGGCCCCTCCCAGGCCAAGAAAAAGAGGACAGTGAAGCTCTTCTGGAAGGAGCTGAAGCAGCTGGATGGCACTGTGGGGCCGGGCAGGTTCGGCCAGGCAACACTGTGGGCGTCCCTGCAGAACGTCGAGATCAATGCTGCCAAACTGGAGCACCTCTTTGAGTCCCGGTCAAAGGAAGTGCCAACTTCAAAG AAGGCCATCGATGGGaagaaggtggtggtggtgctggaCCCCAAGAGGAGCAACGCCATCAACATTGGCCTCACGGTGCTGCCACCCGTGCACATCATCAAGACGGCCGTGCTCAACTTTGACGAGTTCGCGGTCAATAAGGAAGGGATTGAG AAAATCCTGACCATGGTCCCGACcgaggaggagaagcagaagatcCAGGAGGCCCAGTTGGCCAACCCTGATGTGCCCTTGGGCTCTGCGGAGCAGTTCCTGCTCGCCCTGTCTTCCATCAGCGACCTCACGGCCAGGCTCCAGCTCTGGGCCTTCAAGCTGGACTACGAGAGCCTGGAGCAG GAGATTGCAGAGCCACTCTTTGATCTGAAGATGGGCATGGAGCAGCTGGCCAGAAATTACACCTTCAAGTGCATCCTGGCCACGCTGCTGGCCATGGGCAACTTCTTGAATGGCTCCCAG AGCAGAGGCTTTGAGCTGGGCTACCTGGAGAAGGTCTCGGAAGTGAAGGACACGGTGCACCGGCAGTCCCTGCTCCACCATCTCTGCCAGATGGTGGTAGAGAAGTTCCCAGAAACCACTGACCTCTACTCAGAGATTGCCTCCATCACCCGCTCCGCCAAG GTTGACTTTGACGAGCTGGCCAACAGCCTGATGCAGCTGGAGCGGAGGTGCAGGGCCTCCTGGGACAACCTGAAGGTGATTGCCAAGCATGAGACCAAGCCGGTGCTGAAGAGCAAGCTGACAGACTTCCTCAAGGACAGCACCCAGCGCATTGTCGTCTTGAAGGTGGTGCACAGGCGCGTCCTCAACAG GTTTCGCTCCTTCCTGCTGTACCTGGGGTACCCGGCGAGCGCGGCGCGGGACGTGAAGGTGACACCCATCTGCAAGCTGCTGCGGGAGTTCGCCCTGGAGTACCGCACCTGCCGGGAGCgtgtcctgcagcagcagaagaaacgGGCTGCCCACCGCGAGCGCAACAAGACCCGGGGACGGCTCATCACTGAG ACCGAGAAGTTCTCCGGCATCGCCGAGGCTGCTTCACCGCCCGCCGTGGTGTCCAGCGGCCCCGAGGAGCAGATGGAAGCGGGTCACGAGAGCATGAAGAGCCTGCTGACCTCCCCTACGGATGCCCCTGTCCGCCGCAGCCGGGCCAGCCGGG GGACAGGACACGCCACTCCAGCCCAGGGCTCTCCAGCCCAGGAGGACGTTCCCAGCTCCCCAGACGACGCTTCGGATGAAATCATGGACCGACTGGTGAAATCGGTGACTCACAACGCCAACCCTCGGCCCTGCGCCAACAAGGAGCGCAGGAGGTCCCGCGGCAATAGGAAGTCCT TGAGACGGACGCTGAAGAGCGGGCTCAGCGATGACCTGGTGCAGGCGCTGGGCCTGGGGCGGGCACCCGGCATGGAGGTTTGA